The Pomacea canaliculata isolate SZHN2017 linkage group LG14, ASM307304v1, whole genome shotgun sequence genomic sequence aataaagcaagagAATAATAATTGAGCAATGCAATAACTGAGTTAGACCTCCTCCCCAAAAATGATGTGCTTAGCATTCATCAAAGTATTTGTGTCACATCGTGGACTATTAGGAACCACAACTCCATATTATTGCTCACAGTTATCCGACATGTCGACAGAAGAGGACGGTAACTTTGCTGCGCGAactttcaacattaaaaaattaaataataagcTAGAAGCATACACAACCAGTCTCTGAGATGTTCTTGTCATCTGTAAAAGAAATGGTGAGCTCTTACTGTGCAGATGTCTGTATTAAACGACAGGCGAAGGATTCTACTAAGTCTTTTTGACACTGCTCCGAACATTCGTACCCATCAATAAAATATGAAACACTACAGGACACATAAAagttatatttgaatatttctctgcaagtaataatatttatgcaAAACGGGCTGACTTGAGTGAGTGTGTAGGAGGGCACACGAAAATACATTCTGTTAAAGCAGGGTCTAAGGCGCGTAACCACAGTAATATTTCCTAAAAGCCTAACATCGGCATCGTCACAATAATGCTACATATGGAGAATATCGCTTTTCCTCGTACGGGAAATCCTTAGTTATCCTACACATAGTAAACGAAAAGCACACAAAATTGGGCActatggcaacgccactgggacaGTCTGGGCCAAAATACTTCCGTCTTTCCGACCGCCTACCTTCGTGCCAACCtgtgaggcgggaggaggtagtcCTTGCTagagttaggacacacctatgccacgcaaggacacctcatacgaggtgaaccaccacctgtCTGTCCATGGTGTAAGGGAAGTTTTAGTGTGATACATAttatgattgtttgtcctgagctccgGACTACCCGTTGAcagttttttacagaaaattctgttttctttgttcaggtccgtcccactggcagcagtctttccattttttaagGAGAATAGgactttatcatcatttttaagaaattttatgtcctgatagttttcttttgatttttggtttgttggtggccttttttgGCTCCACCACTCTTTTCTACGCTTCATTCACTcgtttacattttgtttacttcttgttgacattttaaagaatgttatggttatattaCTTGGGAGGTTTTGTCCCttaacttttaaagttaaaattacttttgttgccatgatatagccctagttgctgacacggcattaaaaacaaataatgggATGGTTTCAACTAGTGTGGCTCAGCATTTAATATTTCAACTGGAATAAGAACTTAAGAGCTTTACACTCACTGGACTGGGGTGTCGGAAAAgatgcgatttttttttcatacatagaTTAATCCATGATATATTTGCCACTTTAGTTCAAAAACCTTTTGCCATCTTTGAGTGAGCTTCACAATTCCTCGTTAATAGGACCTGTCTTTATCGGCCAAAAAAGGTGCTATTTACAGTCTCATTTGAACATTAGAACACACAAGAAATTTTGAAGGGAGcgaaataaatgaaaatctcaCAGCACAAGGTATAAGAACAAAATTCATTCTGTACCTATAGAATTGAActatatacataaaatgaattggatagcaACTTTTCAGAATACAAATGGCAGGGGTGTAGAAAAGGTAATGGTACTTTCaccgaaaacacacacatcataaaTCATCAATAACACGATTGATTGTCACTGGCAAGAATGGGATTTTATAATCAATAGCAGTGAAAGGTATAGTTTCTATAAGTCAATTAAATCTGTGACTCACAGAGAGATGTATTTGAGTTTAGATGTTAATAGTttcatcagaaatgcattagtgagaattcgatttggtatttcagatataatgacacatactttaagatattctgacaataatgtaagtaaaatatgccctatgtgtcaaattgatgaagaggatgagttccattttatactatgttgtccatgcctgaaagatctgagaaaaaatttcattccgacaatgtactacactagaccaaataattccaaactgcagatgcttatgtcaacaagtaatgaaacaatactgtccaatcttgccaagtttttatatttagcggcaaagaaaagagatgctATTCTACGCTAATAACACTATGTATCTATTGTGACATGTTGCATGACAATCCTTTTGAATggcccaaaggcctaacaaaataaactattcgtatTCATCAATAACACAGCACTATAGCAAAGATGGAGATAAACATAGAGGTTATCAGAAAAGAACACAGGTGACATGGCCAGTCAGAAAATAAAGTGGGAGAGAAGTAGTTGTGTCCACCATCATCCAGCGAGAGGGGCTTCTAAACCTAACGTTCTAGAATCCTTTACAATTCATGTCCACAGCCCTTGATCCCCATTGAGGATGACAATGTTTGATGCTGCAAAAAGTGTTCAAATCAGAACAAAAGTTACAAGGAAACATTTTGCCATagaaaataagtacattttaagtaaaaaaaaaaattctgtggaATCACACAAATTAACAATGCTTTAATGTACTAATTTTCcaaatagcaaataaataaaatgataaataaatttttaaaaaaccaaaacaattcATTTAGAAACATTGGGATTGAAATTTATAAAGGTAGACTATCCTGAATACGGTTAACAGTAACACTTGTAACAGGGCCTTGCAGCCTGCTCATGCTCTCAGCTTTAAAAACAGCTCTTTCAGTCTCACTTTTTATCAACTCAAAGCAACTAGGAGATTCAACAAAGTTTATTCCCTTCGGGTGCAAATATAAGAACTTTCTTGCAGATCCACAAGATATGAACTTCTTCCATTCAGACAttcataaaaactgtttaaaagagacacacacaaacccgACAGAGTTCATAAATCTCCAAAGTCAAGTTTCAGACATTTCACATCTATTCGACTGGTGAAAAAAGTTGTTTCCCCAACGATGCATAGTGCTCTAATTCAACAGTCTCTTTCCATCCACCCACTCCTATTTACTTGTTTCACATCATTCATACCTGCACTTACATAATGACTCGACTATTTGTGGGAGTATAAAATGGATCAAGATTGGAGACAAatgttaaaacagaaaatgtattgTAAGTGAATGTGGTATAATGTCATTAACAGTCTAAGGTTTCGGAAAGCACGAGGTGAACTCCACAATAAACAATGACTTAAACAATGAccttcaacctttttttttccaaaacaacaACTGATCTATAGAATATTCACAAAGAAGGCcacaatataataaaaatataagcttCTTGTCCATTGTGCTAATCAATGTGTTACTGCAAAAATTGTAACTATTTTCCCCATGACCAACTTCAGTAAAAGTAACATTTATAATGCATTTAAATCCATGGAATCAGCAACTATGCTAAATCTGCATCAACACATTCAGCTGGTCAGCATCATGCTGTTAGAATATCTGCAAAGTCTAAGAGCAATGCATGGCACTAAATGTAGAACCAAACCTTCCAGGGTATACTTAAGTATCCCCTACATCAGCAGTATTCTCAACTGCTCATTGCCACTTCAGAGCATTATACAGCCTTACCAAGTCTTTGAATGTTTTGCTACTCTGcctaaaaatagcaaaataggTTTTCAACAAACCAGGCTGAAAAATCACAAGCAACTGTGTCTGGCAGTCAAAGTTTAAGCTATAGGGCTGCTGCATCATCCAGAAGCAAACAGTAAAATCCACAAAGCTTAAAACCTTTAAAATACCCTTTAAAGAAACTTCTGGTCAGAAATCCAGTTTTGTCCAACCTCTCTACATTCTGACTGTATTCAAAATTTTCAGCTACTGGCTCTATTGCAGTTGGACcgaaggaggaagaaaggaaggcacttataaacataaaaatgaaggcATACCTGCATGTTAAGTTTTAACAATTTCTTCTACCTGATTTTCAGGTCAAAACTCAATATAAATCAGTTATACCCCTTTCAAAACATAcgttctttttcttgtgttgaCTGCAGATAAAGGCTGGCAGCAGTAGGGAATAAAACACCTGGATCAAAATACATAAATTGGAATCTGTACAAACACCTCCCTTTTGTTTCTCCATCACTCCCCCTTTCTGCTTGTGGCATGCTATTGAGaacatgtattttatttcacacactTCCTCCATAAAATGATCCATATCTGCAGGTCTTTAgtgaaactattttatttaacatttagtACCTTCTAGTCCAGGAGGACATTGACCTTCAATAAAAATGGTCCTAATAATTCTTATACTGGTAACAGTACTGGTAGTAGGGGCCATAGGGATTATAAGTTGCGGTGTTCATCCCAACTGCTCCTGTGATCCCCACAGCTGCACCACTAGCCCCTGGGATGAGGTCCTGTCTGGTCTGAGTGCtctgtacaaaagaaaaaaaaagattttacagctgcttgtctgcttttcccAGTAGCCATTTTCTTGCTCTCTGAACTCAAAAATAGACTCAACATCTTTTATATGGCATATAaagccgagccagcaactaaggctatatcacagcaaagcagccagaccCATAAGAATtgtcacatacaaagaaagaacagcatgcccaagttaagatctgaatccaggacagccaaccctcactgtacaGGTGCTTACCATGGTGATATAGTACAAATTGtacagaaagcaaaaacaaaaatgccaaATTTATTGTCTAACTGAATCATTGTGCAGTGCATAAAGATAGCAAGTAATTGAGAAggagttttttctttaaattgctCAGTTTAGCAACACTTACCTCAGTCACACTGATGGTTGTCTTTGATTTCTCATCAATGGCAACTGTCTTTTTGTTATCAAGATCATCACCACTCTTTTCATGTGCAGCAATGTTCATCATCTTTGGTGGCCATACTCGCGAATCTGGCATCATGACAACAGTGGCAGGCATTGGTACCTGGGGATACATCATCATGGGTTGGGCTGGAGTCATTGACATGCTGGAATAGACAAAGCCTCCATTGGAAGGATATACGCTTCCAGCTGGCATCATTGGAGTTTGAGAGTAGACTGGATAACCAGGGTAGACTGGATACCCTGGGTAACTTTGATAGCCTGGGTAATAACCTGCCATTGCAAAACCTCAGTTATTTGCTGGTGAGATATTTCCAAGACATGTGAGTTATCCATGTCAATTTCAAGAAATCAGTCATTAAAGAAGTTTACGAAACATAGAAATGTACTTCAAATGAGAAATATGTCATGTACAGCATAACAAAGTATTGTAAAACCTTTTGTGTGACTTGCACTGAAATCTCATGCATGTCATATAAACTACAGGTGAATAGCTCTCATAAAAAGTCAGAATGGCGATAATAATTTGACTCTGAcaaggttgttaaaattttacaaacttAGCATAATTATTAGTAATGGCTGCATGCCAAAATTTCCAAGTGAGTGGgttgatatatttttcttgcatgtaAAGCTATTCTTCCTAtatggtgttaaaaaaaaaagtagtatttattaataatcaaTTTAATAAGGTACTTTGGGACAGCATCACTGCCAGTTTCGTGTtttccttatttaaaaaaaatcaaaaatattttagaaacatttccaAGCATTTATAACAAAGCATCTGGCAgtggcaaaaaaacaaaacaaaacacaacaacaataacaacaaaaacttcGTTACATTTCTATCGCAGATAAATatggaaatatttcattcaCCTGAACCCTGTTGGATTTACTATTTTCACTTAgtaaatctttctttgtttacatttttctggtttaaaaaaaatgacattctcTTATAGCAAAGactgttttcagttttcaattAAATGCGTCAGACGAAAGTGGTACTGATTATTTTCCTGGGAAAAATTTTGTTCCTGCCCACATTTAATGCCCATCTAGTGCAGAATATCAATATATTCATGAAAATGCTTACCTGGAAACTGGCTCATGTTGAATTGGATGATAACTTTGGTGGCTGTCACAGTTGTTTTTCTGTGTATGCTCTCTGCTGCCAATGACAAAACTGAACTTTACCTGTAACCTGTTTACGTACGAAATTCGATTCCCATCTGCGTAAGGCTCACGTGACAGGAAGTGCTCACACTACGAGGCTTCAGAAACTAGTTATTTACGGGTATGAGTCTGCATATTCATTTTGGTCATAACTGCATGGTATTCCTCGGTGTGGCGATAAAAAAATTCCTGTACAATATCTTTCTTGCATGTTATTCTTTGTCATCTCTTCCTATCTTCATATTGTCAGGCGTAACCAAGCACTTTTTTCTAGTCTGTTTTGTTGACACTCGATCCATTTAAATTCTTACTACTACTCTTTTGTCAGCAGATTTCGCAAAAAATTCACGGATTGGTATCATGTTTAAACATATGTACTGATTTAATTCAGGTAAAGGCTTAGTCGAATCGGGTATTCTTGATAACAGATAAACCGTTTTACGGGATGAAACAATTATTTGGAAAGACAGTTACCGTACACTGCCTTTTGCTTAAAGGAAGACGCATCAGAGCCAGAGTAGACACAGTAGTTTAATGATTAAAACACGCGTGTCACTGTTGAGCTGAGAATCAAAACCttttgggttcagatctcgtctcggacactgATTGCAggcctggtgtgtgtgtggagggtctCCATCTACTCTGGCTTCCTCCCCCT encodes the following:
- the LOC112554860 gene encoding uncharacterized protein LOC112554860, whose amino-acid sequence is MSQFPGYYPGYQSYPGYPVYPGYPVYSQTPMMPAGSVYPSNGGFVYSSMSMTPAQPMMMYPQVPMPATVVMMPDSRVWPPKMMNIAAHEKSGDDLDNKKTVAIDEKSKTTISVTESTQTRQDLIPGASGAAVGITGAVGMNTATYNPYGPYYQYCYQYKNY